From one Plasmodium yoelii strain 17X genome assembly, chromosome: 12 genomic stretch:
- a CDS encoding PPPDE peptidase, putative yields MQSKEKLRGGNSITLDNKDVETSQINDSTTIYIPDVNSSMVYLNIYDLDPVSKVLNSVVKPIGTGAFHAGVEVYGYEYSFGYVADGKTGVMKSDPRYHPYHVYRESISMGKTPLTKTEVNLLVDVMKLQWIGDTYDILSRNCLNYADYFCNLLDVGGVPDWVMSLQKNLIWVKSNINVASSKLKELNKASGLPNVLNYVKKKCIKKNENPKKCKVVLK; encoded by the exons ATGCAAAGCaaagaaaaattaagagGTGGGAATTCTATAACACTGGACAATAAAGATGTAGAAACATCTCAAATTAATGATTCTActacaatatatataccaGATGTTAATTCAAGCATggtttatttaaatatatacgaTTTAGATCCTGTTTCAAAAGTTCTTAATTCTGTTGTAAAGCCTATTGGAACAG GCGCTTTCCATGCTGGAGTTGAAGTATATGGTTATGAATATTCGTTTGGTTATGTGGCGG aTGGTAAAACTGGAGTAATGAAATCGGATCCAAGATATCATCCCTATCATGTTTATCGTGAAAGTATTTCTATg gG TAAAACACCATTGACAAAAACCGAAGTTAATCTCCTTGTCGACGTTATGAAACTTCAATGGATTGGAGACACATATGATATATTATCAAG GAACTGTTTAAACTATGCCGattatttttgtaatttattaG atGTTGGAGGGGTACCTGATTGGGTAATGAGTTTGCAAAAAAATCTAATCTGGGTCAAATCAAATATTAATGTTGCATCTAGTAAATTGAAG GAATTAAATAAAGCTTCTGGATTGCcaaatgttttaaattatgttaaaaaaaagtgcatcaaaaaaaatgaaaatccAAAAAA ATGTAAAgttgttttaaaataa